Proteins from a genomic interval of Marmoricola sp. OAE513:
- a CDS encoding cytochrome P450 — MSLLSNLKSALLKRLVARSGGIDFTKLDKIPDSVAWPLVRDGLNPTERLTAAREQDPVQKLTSFMGLDLWLITGYDEAREVLGNVNHSTDIRPYMGKSGDVEKGDIGGLGFTDPPEHTRQRKLLTPEFTMRRLSRLKPGIDSIIERQLTETESGAATDPDGVVDLVQTFAFPVPFRVICDLLGLPDEQREKFRKLGSARFDMSEGGAGSIGAIGGSREFLLAETARQRNDPGPGLIGQIIRDNGDAINDFDLGGLADGAFNGGMETSASMLALGTVMLLQDRALWKSLAEDPDSVDDIVEELLRQLAVVQIAFPRFAKEDVTVGGHLIKKGSVMLAHLPTASRDPRSTPGEAMCPMKESSNHVAFGHGLHRCVGAELARMELRAAYPALAKRFPNMELAVEPGDLQYHAKSIVYGLEALPVRLNV, encoded by the coding sequence ATGAGCCTGCTCAGCAACCTCAAGTCCGCCCTCCTCAAGCGTCTGGTGGCCCGCAGCGGCGGCATCGACTTCACGAAGCTCGACAAGATCCCGGACAGCGTCGCCTGGCCGTTGGTGCGCGACGGCCTGAACCCGACCGAGCGGTTGACCGCGGCGCGCGAGCAGGACCCGGTCCAGAAGCTCACCTCCTTCATGGGGCTCGACCTCTGGCTGATCACCGGGTACGACGAGGCGCGCGAGGTGCTGGGCAACGTCAACCACTCCACCGACATCCGGCCCTACATGGGCAAGAGCGGCGACGTGGAGAAGGGGGACATCGGCGGCCTCGGGTTCACCGACCCGCCGGAGCACACCCGGCAGCGCAAGCTGCTCACCCCGGAGTTCACGATGCGCCGGCTCTCCCGCCTCAAGCCCGGGATCGACAGCATCATCGAGCGCCAGCTGACCGAGACCGAGTCCGGCGCTGCCACGGATCCCGACGGCGTCGTGGACCTCGTCCAGACCTTCGCGTTCCCGGTGCCGTTCCGGGTGATCTGCGACCTGCTGGGCCTGCCCGACGAGCAGCGCGAGAAGTTCCGCAAGCTCGGCAGCGCCCGTTTCGACATGTCCGAGGGCGGGGCCGGCTCGATCGGCGCCATCGGCGGCTCCCGGGAGTTCCTGCTCGCCGAGACCGCGCGCCAGCGCAACGACCCGGGCCCGGGCCTGATCGGCCAGATCATCCGCGACAACGGCGACGCCATCAACGACTTCGATCTGGGCGGCCTCGCCGACGGAGCCTTCAACGGTGGCATGGAGACCTCCGCCTCGATGCTCGCCCTGGGAACGGTGATGCTGCTGCAGGACCGCGCGCTGTGGAAGTCCCTGGCCGAGGATCCCGACAGCGTCGACGACATCGTCGAGGAGCTGCTGCGTCAGCTGGCCGTCGTGCAGATCGCGTTCCCGCGGTTCGCGAAGGAGGACGTCACCGTCGGCGGGCACCTGATCAAGAAGGGATCGGTCATGCTCGCCCACCTGCCGACCGCGAGCCGCGACCCGCGCTCGACCCCGGGTGAGGCGATGTGCCCCATGAAGGAGTCCTCCAACCACGTCGCCTTCGGGCACGGGCTGCACCGCTGCGTCGGCGCCGAGCTGGCGCGGATGGAGCTGCGGGCGGCGTACCCGGCTCTCGCGAAGCGGTTCCCGAACATGGAGCTGGCCGTCGAACCCGGCGACCTGCAGTACCACGCGAAGTCGATCGTCTACGGTCTCGAGGCGCTGCCGGTCCGGCTCAACGTCTGA
- a CDS encoding AMP-binding protein encodes MSLAHDLPEPDGLLTLARRGTATALVTDDRVISHAELDAMVTRRLEVLGTSRRLIMLECGNAVEPLATYLAALRGHHPVLLVPDLSAVAARRQWEQLAAEYRPDLVCSRLGDHWVDDEIRTTTTHDLHPDLAVLLGTSGSTGTPKLVRLSRENLRSNAAAIADYLGLDETSRAATTLPMQYCYGLSVVNSHLQAGGSLWLTEQSVVEPDFLDSFERAGATSLAGVPYTFELLERSGQDWLAVAGLRQVTQAGGRLAPAVVRDLALRAAARDVELVVMYGQTEATARMAYLPAGMAAQRPDCIGVPIAGGEFRIDHGELVYSGPNVMLGYARTAADLALGATLTELRTGDLAVQHDDGLFEIVGRCNRVAKLFGVRLDLDHAEHQLAAGGVRASLVVEGDRLHVFATDPEDLDTARAEISSSHCVPAHAVHGHVLDEVPRTAHGKTDLAALGALARRAPASAAPEDVASAYAGVFGRDVSDDDSFLSLRGDSLSYVETFARLERLLGTVPANWPELTVAELSVTATRPRRAWAWLETPMVLRALAILLVVGSHVDLWKTQGGAHVLLAIFGFNLTRFALARTDAAERLTSTLRALREMLLPAVVVIVGVILVRGSYDWPTALMLNFLLGERSWDADWQLWFLETATWTALGLAAALCLPGVRNLHRRRPFEVALAAVAVGVALRIAPHHDPGAVALYSPAASAWCVLLGVLAAYADTWPKKAVAALVTTAATLGFFDVPLRGYLVIGTVVAILALPRLPVPRPLDRLVGVIASASMFIFVTHWQVYPEIEDAGHRVWALLASVAVGIASWWLWTQGRRTLRARADGFRR; translated from the coding sequence GTGAGCCTCGCGCACGACCTGCCCGAGCCGGACGGACTGCTCACCCTCGCCCGCCGCGGTACGGCCACGGCACTCGTGACCGACGACCGGGTGATCTCGCACGCCGAGCTCGACGCGATGGTGACGCGCCGCCTGGAGGTGCTCGGCACCAGCCGGCGCCTGATCATGCTCGAGTGCGGCAACGCCGTCGAACCGTTGGCGACCTACCTCGCCGCGCTCCGGGGCCACCACCCCGTGCTCCTGGTCCCCGACCTCAGCGCGGTTGCTGCGCGCCGCCAGTGGGAGCAGCTGGCCGCCGAGTACCGACCCGACCTGGTCTGCTCCCGGCTCGGCGACCACTGGGTCGACGACGAGATCCGGACGACGACCACGCACGACCTCCACCCCGACCTGGCCGTGCTCCTCGGCACCTCGGGTTCGACCGGTACACCCAAGCTCGTACGGCTCTCGCGCGAGAACCTGCGCAGCAATGCCGCAGCGATCGCGGACTACCTCGGTCTCGACGAGACCTCGCGCGCGGCGACGACCCTGCCGATGCAGTACTGCTACGGGCTGTCGGTGGTGAACTCGCACCTCCAGGCCGGCGGCAGCCTCTGGCTGACCGAGCAGTCCGTGGTGGAACCGGACTTCCTGGACTCCTTCGAGCGCGCCGGGGCGACCTCGCTCGCCGGGGTGCCGTACACGTTCGAGCTCCTCGAGCGGTCCGGCCAGGACTGGCTGGCGGTCGCCGGGTTGCGGCAGGTGACCCAGGCGGGCGGCCGGCTCGCGCCCGCGGTCGTGCGCGACCTGGCCCTGCGTGCTGCCGCGCGCGACGTCGAGCTCGTGGTGATGTACGGGCAGACCGAGGCCACTGCTCGGATGGCCTACCTGCCGGCCGGGATGGCGGCGCAACGCCCGGACTGCATCGGCGTCCCCATCGCCGGCGGCGAGTTCCGCATCGACCACGGCGAGCTCGTCTACAGCGGCCCGAACGTCATGCTCGGGTACGCCCGCACCGCGGCCGACCTCGCCCTCGGCGCGACCCTGACCGAGCTCCGCACCGGCGACCTCGCCGTCCAGCACGACGACGGACTGTTCGAGATCGTCGGGCGCTGCAACCGGGTGGCCAAGCTGTTCGGCGTACGGCTCGACCTCGACCACGCCGAGCACCAGCTCGCTGCGGGCGGGGTCCGGGCGTCCCTGGTCGTCGAGGGCGACAGGCTGCACGTCTTCGCGACAGACCCGGAGGACCTGGACACCGCGCGCGCGGAGATCTCCAGCTCCCACTGCGTGCCTGCTCACGCTGTGCACGGCCACGTCCTGGACGAGGTCCCGCGGACGGCCCACGGCAAGACGGACCTGGCTGCCCTCGGCGCTCTGGCCCGGCGAGCCCCGGCGTCGGCGGCGCCCGAGGACGTGGCGTCGGCGTACGCCGGGGTCTTCGGCCGGGACGTCTCCGATGACGACTCCTTCCTCTCGCTGCGCGGCGACTCGTTGTCGTACGTCGAGACCTTCGCCCGCCTGGAGCGGCTGCTCGGCACCGTTCCGGCGAACTGGCCCGAGCTGACCGTCGCCGAGCTCTCCGTCACGGCCACGCGTCCGCGTCGGGCCTGGGCCTGGCTGGAGACGCCGATGGTGCTGCGCGCGCTGGCGATCCTCCTGGTGGTCGGCTCGCACGTGGACCTCTGGAAGACCCAGGGCGGGGCCCACGTCCTGCTGGCGATCTTCGGCTTCAACCTCACCCGGTTCGCGCTCGCACGGACCGACGCCGCCGAACGACTGACCTCGACCCTGCGCGCCCTCCGGGAGATGCTGCTCCCCGCCGTGGTGGTCATCGTCGGCGTGATCCTGGTCCGCGGCAGCTACGACTGGCCGACCGCCCTGATGCTCAACTTCCTCCTCGGCGAGCGCAGCTGGGACGCCGACTGGCAGCTGTGGTTCCTGGAGACCGCGACCTGGACGGCGCTGGGACTGGCAGCCGCGCTCTGCCTGCCCGGCGTACGGAACCTGCACCGCCGACGACCGTTCGAGGTCGCCCTGGCAGCGGTCGCGGTCGGGGTCGCACTGCGGATCGCACCGCACCACGACCCGGGCGCGGTGGCGCTGTACTCGCCGGCGGCGTCCGCGTGGTGCGTCCTGCTCGGGGTCCTCGCCGCGTACGCCGACACCTGGCCGAAGAAGGCCGTGGCCGCGCTGGTCACCACGGCAGCCACCCTGGGCTTCTTCGACGTCCCGCTCCGCGGGTACCTGGTGATCGGCACGGTGGTCGCGATCCTCGCGCTTCCGCGCCTCCCGGTCCCGCGACCGCTGGACCGTCTCGTCGGCGTCATCGCCTCGGCGTCGATGTTCATCTTCGTGACCCACTGGCAGGTCTACCCCGAGATCGAGGACGCCGGTCACCGGGTCTGGGCGCTGCTGGCGTCGGTGGCCGTCGGGATCGCGTCGTGGTGGCTGTGGACCCAGGGGCGCCGGACCCTGCGAGCCAGGGCCGACGGGTTCAGACGTTGA
- a CDS encoding ABC transporter ATP-binding protein, with translation MSAVTVTSVSKAYGAQEVLRSVDLHVPNGSITAVLGASGCGKTTLLRIVAGFVRADSGTVSIGERVVDDGTTSTKPELRGVGYVPQEGALFPHLDVAANILFGLPRRERTAARLGELMELAELAPELSTRAPHQLSGGQQQRVAIARALAPRPRVVLLDEPFSGLDAGLRASAGRAVSRVLRHAGATALLVTHDQGEALSLADQVAVMRAGRFVQVAAPADLYLSPVDVETAEFVGGASVVVGQVRAGVATTVLGAIEVGAADGPVRLVLRPEQLVLGAPGTGVPATVEDVSYYGAQVVVRVRLEDGSVVTARGSSTRTPGPGDRVGVTVDGRAITFAEDGQ, from the coding sequence ATGAGTGCCGTCACGGTGACGTCCGTCAGCAAGGCGTACGGCGCGCAGGAGGTCCTGCGGTCGGTGGACCTGCACGTCCCGAACGGATCGATCACCGCTGTCCTCGGCGCCTCGGGCTGCGGCAAGACGACGCTGCTGCGGATCGTCGCCGGCTTCGTGCGCGCCGACTCCGGGACCGTCTCGATCGGCGAGCGCGTCGTCGACGACGGCACGACCAGCACCAAGCCCGAGCTCCGCGGTGTCGGCTACGTGCCGCAGGAGGGCGCGCTGTTCCCGCACCTCGACGTCGCGGCCAACATCCTGTTCGGCCTGCCCCGGCGCGAGCGCACGGCGGCCCGGCTGGGCGAGCTGATGGAGCTGGCCGAGCTCGCACCCGAGCTGTCGACGCGGGCTCCGCACCAGCTCTCCGGCGGGCAGCAGCAGCGCGTCGCCATCGCACGCGCCCTGGCTCCCCGGCCTCGAGTCGTCCTCCTCGACGAACCTTTCTCCGGTCTCGACGCCGGTCTGCGCGCCTCGGCCGGGCGAGCCGTCTCCCGGGTGCTGCGGCACGCGGGCGCGACCGCACTGCTGGTCACCCACGACCAGGGTGAGGCGCTATCGCTGGCCGACCAGGTCGCGGTGATGCGGGCCGGCCGGTTCGTCCAGGTGGCAGCACCGGCAGACCTGTACCTCAGCCCCGTCGACGTCGAGACGGCCGAATTCGTCGGCGGCGCCTCGGTGGTGGTGGGCCAGGTCCGCGCCGGAGTCGCGACGACCGTCCTCGGCGCGATCGAGGTCGGCGCCGCTGACGGACCGGTCCGCCTCGTGCTGCGGCCCGAGCAGCTGGTGCTCGGGGCACCGGGCACCGGCGTACCGGCCACGGTCGAGGACGTCAGCTACTACGGCGCCCAGGTGGTCGTCCGGGTCCGGCTCGAGGACGGCTCGGTGGTCACGGCTCGAGGTTCCTCCACCCGCACGCCCGGGCCGGGCGACCGGGTCGGGGTCACCGTGGACGGCCGCGCCATCACCTTCGCGGAGGACGGTCAGTGA
- a CDS encoding iron ABC transporter permease: MTVLPARRGASALPLVGLVVVLLALIPLGYVVYAVLAMGPADLHALLWRPRVGELLRNTLLLMLATVALTVLLGLGCAFLVCRTDLRLRGWWHGLLAAPLAVPAFVNSYGWVSLTNDVQSYLGTVLVVSLSYYPLVYLPVTGALVSLEAAPEEVARSLGRGRTAAFFSAALPRLLPAVLGGALLVGLHVLAEFGALQLLNYDTFTTAIYGQYQSSFASDAGTALSGVLVVLCILLLTVELLGRGSRRVDRVGKGTGRRPEPIRLGWRTVPVLGLLTGLTVLALGVPLYSLAHWLRVGSSTAFPVDELTSALASTVGLALGGAALTMAMAMPLAWLVVRRRGVVSTVLERAAYTANSLPGIVVALALVTVSIRYAPSVYQTVPVLLLAYAILFLPRALVSVRSSLEQAPPLLDDVARSLGLSAWRTFLRVTVRLVAPGVGAGLALVFLAVSTELTATLLLSPIGTTTLATEFWSNSSSVRYGAAAPYAVLLVLAAVPATVMLSRQVRPERTA; the protein is encoded by the coding sequence GTGACCGTGCTGCCGGCCCGTCGGGGGGCCTCCGCCCTCCCGCTGGTCGGTCTCGTCGTCGTCTTGCTGGCACTGATCCCGCTGGGCTACGTCGTCTACGCGGTCCTCGCCATGGGCCCGGCCGACCTGCACGCGCTGCTCTGGCGTCCGCGGGTCGGGGAGCTGCTGCGCAACACCCTCCTGCTCATGCTCGCAACGGTCGCGCTCACCGTGCTCCTCGGGCTCGGGTGCGCGTTCCTGGTGTGCCGCACCGATCTGCGCCTGCGCGGCTGGTGGCACGGCCTGCTGGCGGCGCCGCTCGCCGTACCGGCCTTCGTGAACTCCTACGGCTGGGTCTCCCTGACCAACGACGTCCAGTCCTACCTCGGCACGGTGCTCGTCGTCTCGCTGTCGTACTACCCGTTGGTCTACCTCCCGGTGACCGGGGCGCTGGTGTCGCTCGAGGCCGCCCCGGAGGAGGTCGCCCGGTCGCTGGGCCGCGGCCGTACGGCGGCGTTCTTCTCCGCAGCGCTCCCCCGGCTGCTGCCCGCCGTGCTCGGAGGCGCGCTGCTGGTCGGGCTTCACGTCCTTGCCGAGTTCGGCGCTCTGCAGCTGCTCAACTACGACACCTTCACGACCGCGATCTACGGGCAGTACCAGTCCAGCTTCGCCAGCGATGCCGGTACGGCGCTCTCCGGCGTCCTGGTGGTGCTGTGCATCCTGCTCCTGACAGTCGAGCTCCTCGGACGAGGGTCGCGCCGGGTCGACCGGGTGGGCAAGGGCACCGGCCGGCGCCCTGAACCCATCCGCCTCGGCTGGCGGACCGTCCCGGTGCTGGGCCTGCTCACCGGGCTGACCGTGCTCGCGCTCGGGGTACCGCTCTACTCCCTGGCGCACTGGCTGCGGGTCGGGTCCTCCACGGCGTTCCCCGTCGACGAGCTGACCAGCGCGCTGGCCAGCACCGTCGGCCTCGCCCTGGGAGGCGCCGCCCTCACGATGGCGATGGCGATGCCGCTGGCCTGGTTGGTCGTGCGCCGACGCGGAGTCGTCAGCACCGTCCTCGAGCGCGCGGCGTACACGGCGAACTCGCTGCCCGGCATCGTGGTGGCCCTGGCGCTGGTAACGGTCTCGATCCGCTACGCCCCCTCGGTCTACCAGACCGTGCCGGTGCTGTTGCTGGCCTACGCGATCCTGTTCCTGCCACGGGCGCTGGTCAGCGTGCGCAGCTCGTTGGAGCAGGCACCGCCGCTCCTCGACGACGTCGCCCGCAGCCTCGGGCTGTCGGCCTGGCGCACGTTCCTGCGGGTGACCGTCCGGCTGGTCGCCCCGGGCGTCGGCGCCGGCCTGGCCCTGGTGTTCCTCGCGGTCAGCACCGAGCTCACCGCGACGCTGCTGCTCTCCCCGATCGGCACGACCACCCTGGCGACCGAGTTCTGGTCGAACTCGTCCTCGGTCCGGTACGGCGCGGCGGCGCCGTACGCGGTGCTGCTGGTGCTCGCCGCGGTCCCCGCCACCGTCATGCTGTCCCGTCAGGTCCGACCAGAGAGGACAGCATGA
- a CDS encoding iron ABC transporter substrate-binding protein, which yields MVSRPRALRALVAVAAAALALPALAACGGGDDDKNAVVVYNAQHEELIDAVAKAFTKKTGIEVKLRNGSDLELANQLVAEGKASPADVFLTENSPAMALVDSKDLFEPLDATTLDRIPAQYRPADGHWTGFAGRSTVLVYNKAMVKEADLPTSLLDLADPKWKGKVSFSPTGADFQAIVAGVLALKGEAATKAWLEGIKANGTTYKGNNVVLQSVNAGEVATGIIYHYYWYRDQEEAGDNSNDSALHFFGNADPGAFVSTSGAGVLENGKHGADAKKFVDYLTSKEGQQIIADSYALEYTLNPEVPLGRDVKPFGELQPPSVGISDLDSKKVVELMQDADLL from the coding sequence GTGGTTTCACGCCCCCGTGCCCTGCGCGCCCTCGTCGCCGTGGCGGCCGCAGCTCTCGCCCTTCCTGCACTGGCCGCATGCGGTGGTGGCGACGACGACAAGAACGCCGTGGTCGTCTACAACGCCCAGCACGAGGAGCTGATCGACGCGGTGGCGAAGGCCTTCACCAAGAAGACCGGTATCGAGGTCAAGCTCCGCAACGGGTCCGACCTCGAGCTCGCGAACCAGCTCGTCGCCGAGGGCAAGGCTTCCCCGGCCGACGTCTTCCTCACCGAGAACTCCCCGGCGATGGCGCTGGTCGACAGCAAGGACCTCTTCGAGCCGCTGGACGCGACCACCCTCGACAGGATCCCCGCGCAGTACCGACCGGCCGACGGTCACTGGACCGGGTTCGCCGGCCGTTCGACCGTCCTGGTCTACAACAAGGCGATGGTCAAGGAGGCCGACCTCCCGACCTCGCTGCTCGACCTCGCCGACCCGAAGTGGAAGGGCAAGGTCTCCTTCTCCCCGACCGGCGCCGACTTCCAGGCGATCGTCGCCGGCGTGCTCGCCCTCAAGGGCGAGGCCGCGACCAAGGCGTGGCTCGAGGGCATCAAGGCCAACGGCACCACCTACAAGGGCAACAACGTCGTCCTCCAGTCGGTCAACGCCGGTGAGGTCGCGACCGGGATCATCTACCACTACTACTGGTACCGCGACCAGGAGGAGGCCGGCGACAACAGCAACGACAGCGCGCTGCACTTCTTCGGCAACGCCGACCCCGGCGCGTTCGTGTCCACCTCGGGCGCGGGTGTCCTCGAGAACGGCAAGCACGGCGCCGACGCGAAGAAGTTCGTCGACTACCTCACCAGCAAGGAGGGCCAGCAGATCATCGCCGACTCCTACGCGCTGGAGTACACCTTGAACCCGGAGGTTCCGCTGGGCCGCGACGTGAAGCCCTTCGGCGAGCTGCAGCCGCCCAGCGTCGGCATCTCCGACCTCGACAGCAAGAAGGTCGTCGAGCTGATGCAGGACGCCGACCTGCTGTGA
- a CDS encoding LTA synthase family protein: MSEDTAVAEPEAAGSVPEAGQPNRVANLLWAIKFSAAAAVVLNTVLDLSVLVTSGPRFWRYNFLSISFVADTFLVWLVLIALVAITNRVVFSVGVLGAFVVLIAVANRIKLNLRLEPIYPSDIDFIREPGFLSTMVSPSFIIGVVISLLALVGGAAYLSRKEERALPRLWSKEVPTGRRVGSAALRLGVVVVSAALLVSTASFNHPGNPWKSIYEFGTPGWRPWNQRTNYAAHGFIGGFLYNMPAKAMSEPKGYSRATMDALAAKYQAEADRINATRTGSLDDTNVVIVLSESFSDPTRLKGFELAEDPIPKTRALLDQTTSGTMMAQLYGGGTANMEFEVLTGQSVGLFAPQMNSPYQMLVSNEDRYPSAVGWFAAHGHEPIAIHPYMTGMYKRKSVYKTFGFDDFIHDSTMKEHDRIDHSDFISDQSAFDEVERQIEATEKPLMVNLVTMQNHIPMNDTYDDPMKVSGLSGKDARKVGNYARGLAHTDDALAEFLEDLKASDEKTVVIFYGDHLPGIYSGKVKSDNPGGTMYQTPFFVWSNRGTNPVKQLPLTSPNHFLPILYEAVGAPVPPYFAMLQSLYGQVSALEQGRIMLPDGTKVSSKDLSPAARQALDDARMVQYDFSIGKRYAVATMWPGALG, encoded by the coding sequence ATGTCTGAAGACACTGCCGTGGCCGAGCCCGAGGCCGCCGGATCAGTGCCGGAAGCGGGCCAGCCGAACCGCGTTGCGAACCTGCTCTGGGCGATCAAGTTCTCCGCAGCAGCGGCGGTGGTCCTCAACACCGTGCTCGACCTGTCGGTGCTGGTCACCTCCGGCCCGCGGTTCTGGCGCTACAACTTCCTCTCCATCTCCTTCGTCGCGGACACCTTCCTGGTCTGGCTGGTGCTCATCGCCCTGGTCGCCATCACCAACCGCGTCGTGTTCAGCGTCGGCGTTCTCGGGGCCTTCGTCGTCCTGATCGCGGTGGCGAATCGGATCAAGCTGAACCTGCGCCTCGAGCCGATCTATCCCAGTGACATCGACTTCATCCGCGAACCCGGCTTCCTGTCCACGATGGTCTCGCCGTCCTTCATCATCGGCGTCGTCATCAGCCTGCTCGCGCTCGTCGGCGGGGCGGCGTACCTGTCGCGCAAGGAGGAGCGAGCCCTTCCCCGGTTGTGGTCGAAGGAGGTCCCGACCGGTCGTCGCGTCGGCTCGGCAGCACTGCGGCTCGGAGTCGTGGTCGTCTCGGCAGCGCTCCTGGTCAGCACCGCGTCGTTCAATCATCCGGGCAACCCGTGGAAGTCGATCTACGAGTTCGGCACGCCGGGCTGGCGCCCCTGGAACCAGCGCACCAACTACGCCGCCCACGGGTTCATCGGCGGCTTCCTCTACAACATGCCCGCGAAGGCGATGTCGGAGCCGAAGGGCTACAGCCGCGCCACGATGGACGCCCTGGCGGCGAAGTACCAGGCCGAGGCGGACCGGATCAACGCCACCCGCACGGGGTCCCTGGACGACACCAACGTGGTGATCGTGCTGAGCGAGTCGTTCAGCGACCCGACCCGGCTGAAGGGTTTCGAGCTCGCCGAGGACCCGATCCCCAAGACGCGCGCGCTGCTCGACCAGACGACGTCCGGCACGATGATGGCCCAGCTGTACGGCGGCGGGACCGCGAACATGGAGTTCGAGGTGCTCACCGGTCAGTCGGTGGGGCTGTTCGCGCCGCAGATGAACTCGCCGTACCAGATGCTCGTGTCCAACGAGGACCGCTACCCCTCAGCGGTCGGCTGGTTCGCCGCGCACGGGCACGAGCCGATCGCCATCCACCCGTACATGACCGGCATGTACAAGCGGAAGTCGGTCTACAAGACCTTCGGCTTCGACGACTTCATCCACGACTCGACGATGAAGGAGCACGACCGGATCGACCACAGCGACTTCATCTCCGACCAGTCGGCCTTCGACGAGGTGGAGCGCCAGATCGAGGCCACCGAGAAGCCGCTGATGGTCAACCTGGTGACGATGCAGAACCACATCCCGATGAACGACACCTACGACGACCCGATGAAGGTGTCCGGCCTGAGTGGCAAGGACGCCAGGAAGGTCGGCAACTACGCCCGCGGGCTGGCGCACACCGACGACGCGCTGGCGGAGTTCCTCGAGGACCTCAAGGCCTCGGACGAGAAGACCGTGGTGATCTTCTACGGTGACCACCTACCCGGCATCTACTCCGGCAAGGTCAAGAGCGACAACCCCGGCGGGACGATGTACCAGACCCCGTTCTTCGTCTGGAGCAACCGCGGCACGAACCCCGTGAAGCAGCTCCCGCTGACCAGTCCCAACCACTTCCTGCCGATCCTCTACGAAGCGGTGGGCGCGCCGGTCCCGCCGTACTTCGCGATGCTGCAGTCGCTCTACGGTCAGGTCAGCGCGCTCGAGCAGGGCCGGATCATGCTGCCGGACGGCACCAAGGTGTCGAGCAAGGACCTGTCGCCGGCCGCGCGCCAGGCGCTCGACGACGCCCGGATGGTGCAGTACGACTTCTCGATCGGGAAGCGGTACGCCGTCGCGACGATGTGGCCCGGCGCTCTGGGGTAG
- a CDS encoding ROK family protein: MSSDSATRAAPGSTGSLKVANQRRVLAVLLDRGTEPATQADITRETGLAAGTVSTIVRELAASQVVDTVAGSGRRGTSVRLARGAGLVAGVDFGHSHVSVAISEMSGEVVAESRQRLTIGHAHTEGLAVAKEMLTALLAELGADLSDVRNIGMGLPAPLSNNVVMSSAILPGWVGLNARDAASAVLGVDVLIENDANLGALAEHRHGHGRGHANVVFVKVSSGVGAGLILDNQLFRGSAGTSGEIGHLTLDEQGPLCRCGSRGCLEAYAATGTALAMMADQMPGAGVPAIIESAQQGNVSALRVFEDAGLHLGWGLATVTNLLNPDVILVGGDMAHAGELLLESARLGLRRHVLAGTSTTPVLVAELGDRASMIGALVLAIDATDLLA, encoded by the coding sequence ATGTCTTCCGATTCCGCCACCCGGGCTGCCCCGGGATCCACGGGATCGCTCAAGGTCGCGAACCAGCGCCGGGTGCTGGCAGTCCTCCTCGACCGCGGCACCGAGCCCGCGACGCAGGCCGACATCACCCGCGAGACCGGTCTCGCCGCCGGAACCGTCTCTACGATCGTGCGTGAGCTCGCGGCCTCGCAGGTCGTCGACACCGTCGCCGGATCCGGACGCCGCGGCACCTCGGTCCGACTGGCCCGGGGCGCCGGACTCGTCGCCGGGGTCGACTTCGGGCACAGCCACGTCTCGGTCGCGATCAGCGAGATGTCCGGCGAGGTGGTCGCCGAGTCGCGCCAGCGGCTGACCATCGGCCATGCCCACACCGAGGGCCTCGCCGTCGCGAAGGAGATGCTCACCGCGCTGCTCGCCGAGCTCGGCGCCGACCTCTCCGACGTCCGCAACATCGGGATGGGTCTGCCCGCGCCGCTGTCGAACAACGTGGTGATGAGCTCGGCGATCCTGCCCGGCTGGGTGGGGCTGAACGCGCGCGACGCCGCCTCGGCGGTCCTGGGTGTCGACGTGCTCATCGAGAACGACGCCAACCTCGGAGCGCTCGCCGAGCACCGCCACGGCCACGGCCGCGGCCACGCGAACGTGGTCTTCGTCAAGGTCTCCTCGGGTGTCGGCGCCGGTCTGATCCTCGACAACCAGCTCTTCCGCGGAAGTGCCGGGACCTCCGGTGAGATCGGCCACCTGACCCTCGACGAGCAGGGTCCCCTGTGCCGGTGCGGCAGTCGCGGCTGCCTCGAGGCGTACGCCGCCACGGGCACGGCGCTGGCCATGATGGCCGACCAGATGCCCGGCGCCGGGGTGCCCGCGATCATCGAGTCCGCCCAGCAGGGCAACGTCTCCGCACTGCGGGTCTTCGAGGACGCCGGCCTGCACCTCGGCTGGGGTCTGGCCACGGTCACCAACCTGCTGAATCCCGACGTGATCCTGGTCGGCGGCGACATGGCGCACGCCGGCGAGCTGTTGCTGGAGTCGGCCCGCCTGGGCCTGCGCCGGCACGTCCTGGCCGGCACGTCCACCACGCCGGTCCTGGTTGCCGAGCTCGGCGACCGCGCCTCGATGATCGGCGCGCTGGTGCTGGCCATCGACGCCACCGACCTGCTGGCCTGA